The genomic interval ATTCCCGAGCACCGCGGCCATTGCGACCGCTCGTCATCGATGCCTACCTCAATCGCTGGCCAGTACCGCAGGCGAATCTCGAATCCGACGGCGAGCGCAATGCACCGGTCCAAGATGAAAAGGTGCCCCAATGAATCGACACCAACTCTGCATTCGCACATCCAACGAGTCACGCCGAGGTGCGGCGATCGTGTTTTCACTCATGGCTCTGCTTGTGGCCTCGATCTTGATCGCGGCTCTAGTGCGCATGACGGGGCTCGCGCATCGAGAGTCGATGAACGAGGAAATTCGGATGCAGGCGAATCTGATCGCCGATTCCGCTTGTGACCGCGCTCTCGCGAAACGGCAGAACCACCCCGATTTTCAGGGCGAAGTTTGGAACATCCCATCGAGCCAGTTGGTCAGCGGCCGTGAGGCAACGGTGCGAATGGACATCACATCTGTTCCTGACGAACCTTCGAAGAAATCACTTCGCATGATGGTGGAATACCCGATCAATCATCCCAACCTCGTTCGCATTCAGCGTCAGATACCAATCTTTTGATCAACCTCGCAGTGTGCTGTGTCTCAAGCAGAAAAATCCACACCTTGGAATCACGGTCATGTTGACATCGACCAGAAGTTCTCGCGATCAAAGTCACTCCCGATCAGGCTTTAGCCTGATCGAATTGATGGCCGTGATCACAATCGTCTCGGTGCTCTTCGCGCTGCTCCTTCCCGCAATCCAACAGTCTCGCGAAGCCGCCAGGAGAACTCAGTGCAAGAATAATCTAATGCAACTTGGCATTGCACTACAAAACTACGCGATGGCGTTTGAAGTCCTTCCTCCCGGAACTCAGAACATTTCGGGGCCGATCCAATCGACAGAGGGCGGTGGATACCATATGGGATGGTTGACTCAGATTCTGCCCTATATCGACCAGCAGAATGCGTTCAATCAGATCGATTTCAAACTTTCAGTGTACGACAAAGGTAATCTGTCGACTCGCTTACGGCCCATCGCGGCATTTGTCTGTCCTTCAAGTTTCATCAGTCGAGGGGCACTGGGATATCCAACGACCAACTATTGTGGCATTCACAATGACTTCGAAACGTTGATCGATGTCAATCAAAACGGGTTACTCTTCCTCAACAGCTCGATTTCGTACGAACAGATCGTCGATGGTAGTTCGTATACCGCCATGCTCGTCGAAGTCGTTCCCAATGCCACAACGGATTTGGGATGGATGTCGGGCACGCGATCCACTCTGAGGACGCTGACGCTGGCTGTCATCAAGACATCGAAGAGCCCCAATGGAAATCCCGCAGGTGGAAACAACCACGTCGTTGAATACGAGAAACATCCGCGCCCGCAACTACAGGGCCAAGGCGACCCTACGATGACAGGCAGCACCACGAGCAATTCTGCAGGTGGCCCCGGAAGTTACCACACCGGCGGACTCCAAATGCTCATGGGCGATGGTGCCGTTCGCTTTATCAGCGATAACATTGACGCCCAAACCCTGCGCTGCCTGGGACACCGCGCCGACGGTGAACTTTTGAAGTCATCCATATTTTAGCAGCCTGTTGAAGTAAGGGGGACAGGAATCTTGGCAGCCACGATGTCATGGCGTTTTTTAATCTGGCCGGAGACAGTCCCCGTTACTTCCACATGCTGTTAGTTGGGTTTTCCATCTGGCCGATCGAATTCGGACAGTCTGCTTTTGAACAGGACGTCTCCAACATGCTTCAAGCGTTCAATACGTTCCGCACACGGCCACCCCAACGCTCGCGCGGGTTCACGATCATCGAAATGCTCGTCACGATTGCAATCATCGCCGTATTGATGTCCATGCTAGTGCCAGCGGTGCAGCAAGCACGTGAAGCGGCACGGCGGACCCAATGCAAAAGCAATTTGATGCAAATCGGATTAGCACTCAACAACTACCTGATGGCGAACACAACTTTGCCGGCAGGATCACAAAATGAATCGGGGCCAATTCGATCAACCGAGTCAGGTGGCTATCACATGAGCTGGCTGACTCAAATTCTGCCTTACGTCGATCAGCAGAATGCGTTTCGTAAGATCGACTTCACACGCGGTGTCTATGACACCGCTAATTCATCGGTCCGCTCACATCGCGTGAATCTGCTCATCTGTCCTTCCGACCCGTTAAGGTTCAGCAGTCCCGCTCCCGCGACATCCTATTGCGGCGTCCATCACGATGTCGAAGCACCGATCGATGTAAACCAGAACGGCGTATTGTTCCTCAATAGCGCTGTCCGCTATGAAGATATTCCCGATGGCAGTTCCAATACGATGATGGTGGTGGAATCTCAAATTGATCAACGAAGCCAACTCGGATGGATGTCTGGTACACGCTCGTCACTCCGAAACGCCGTCGTCGTTCGGCCAGAGTCCGCACCGGCTGACGGAACACCTGCGAAAACAGAATTTGCCATGCACGCGGAATTCACAGGTCCCTCACTGGACGCGGCAGCAAATCCCACTGCACTTGATGATCCGCTGTATGTCGGTGGCTACCACAGTCCACATTGGACAGGCATTCACATCCTGCTGGGCGATGGTTCGGTGCGATTCCTCAGTCAGGCCATCAACGCCAAGACGTTCCGTAACCTGGCCCATCGCTCGGATGGCGAACTGATCGCCGATTTCTGAGTTGTTCGACAAAGGCCTCGCCGAGGAATCCCAACACTCTGCCAATGCAGACTTGCTTGCGCCGATACCAGGAAGCCTGTTCATCGCGCGGCGAGTTCGCTACACCAGAACGAATGAACGGGTCCCTGAACTGCACTTGAATTCCTGCCGGACGATGCGAGGACAATCCACGATGGAAGGCGATCCCAAATACCAAACCGGCGACCCGGCTGCCCCTTCTTCGGTTCCCCCCGGAATCATCATCAGCTCGGACACCTTTCGCGAGAATCGAATTCCACCGGGACAGACTCGTACGCGCAAATGGCCCGTCCTGCAATGGGGACCGATTCCGGACATTCCTGTCGACCAGTGGCGATTCGAAGTAGGCGGACTGGTTGAACGTCCATTCTCGCTGAACTGGACAGAATACCTGGCCTTACCCCGGGCAAAAGTATTCTCTGACTTTCACTGCGTGACGCGCTGGTCCCGGCTTGGCAACATCTGGGAGGGCGTTTCCATCCAAACGCTGATGGAACGCGCGGGTGTCAAACCCGAGGCTCGATTCGTCATCGCTCTGGGATATGACGACGGCTGGACGACCAATATGCCGTTGGCGGACATTGCACAGCCCGATGTGCTGCTCGCGGACACGCACGACGGCCAGCCAATCAACTTTGAACACGGGGGGCCCGTTCGGCTGGTGGTTCCACGACTCTACGCGTGGAAGAGCGCGAAATGGTGCCGTTCGCTAACTTTCCTCGATCACGACCAGCCTGGACTGTGGGAACAACAGGGCTATCACAATCACGGTGATCCCTGGGTCGAAGAGCGTTTCGGCTCCGAAACGCTTCCATCAGGCTGGACCGAAGAATCAGATTTTTAGCGGCCGCTATTTGCGATCTTGGTTGACAGGGGTCCGATCGCTCCAGCGTCGCGACCGATGAATTTCATCAATCGAGGTAGATAAACTCGTTCAAATTGAGTGTCATCAGACAGAATTGATCGAGTGCTTTCTCGGCCGTCAAATTGTGTTTTGATTTCAAGGACTCGATCAGTTTCAGCCCCTCTTCAATGATGGATGGATCGGGTTCACGGCCAAGCGTCAACCGATAGGCAATCGCGACCTGCTTTTGCACATCGTCACCCGCTTCCGTCCTGAGCCGTCGAGCGAACTCTGCGGCTTCCTGATTGAGGAACGCGCCATTCAGCATTCCCAAAGCTTGAGTCGGTTGAGTGGTTGTGAATCGAGCGGCGCAACTGCTGTCGGTGTCGGCGAAATCAAAGTCCGACAAGATCGGTAGCAACAACGAACGTTTGACCTGCACGTAAATACTTCGCCGAGCTTGCTCTTCCGGCGATGACGTTTCCCACCCTTTGCCCGGCTCCGATTGGCCGGCCTTGACCTCGTCACTAATCGCGGGAAACACGCCCGGACCATACATCTTCGGATTCAAGCGACCATCGACAGCGAGAATCGAATCACGAATCTCTTCGGCACTCAACC from Schlesneria paludicola DSM 18645 carries:
- a CDS encoding DUF1559 domain-containing protein translates to MAFFNLAGDSPRYFHMLLVGFSIWPIEFGQSAFEQDVSNMLQAFNTFRTRPPQRSRGFTIIEMLVTIAIIAVLMSMLVPAVQQAREAARRTQCKSNLMQIGLALNNYLMANTTLPAGSQNESGPIRSTESGGYHMSWLTQILPYVDQQNAFRKIDFTRGVYDTANSSVRSHRVNLLICPSDPLRFSSPAPATSYCGVHHDVEAPIDVNQNGVLFLNSAVRYEDIPDGSSNTMMVVESQIDQRSQLGWMSGTRSSLRNAVVVRPESAPADGTPAKTEFAMHAEFTGPSLDAAANPTALDDPLYVGGYHSPHWTGIHILLGDGSVRFLSQAINAKTFRNLAHRSDGELIADF
- a CDS encoding pilus assembly PilX N-terminal domain-containing protein, coding for MNRHQLCIRTSNESRRGAAIVFSLMALLVASILIAALVRMTGLAHRESMNEEIRMQANLIADSACDRALAKRQNHPDFQGEVWNIPSSQLVSGREATVRMDITSVPDEPSKKSLRMMVEYPINHPNLVRIQRQIPIF
- a CDS encoding sulfite oxidase-like oxidoreductase gives rise to the protein MEGDPKYQTGDPAAPSSVPPGIIISSDTFRENRIPPGQTRTRKWPVLQWGPIPDIPVDQWRFEVGGLVERPFSLNWTEYLALPRAKVFSDFHCVTRWSRLGNIWEGVSIQTLMERAGVKPEARFVIALGYDDGWTTNMPLADIAQPDVLLADTHDGQPINFEHGGPVRLVVPRLYAWKSAKWCRSLTFLDHDQPGLWEQQGYHNHGDPWVEERFGSETLPSGWTEESDF
- a CDS encoding DUF1559 family PulG-like putative transporter, with product MLTSTRSSRDQSHSRSGFSLIELMAVITIVSVLFALLLPAIQQSREAARRTQCKNNLMQLGIALQNYAMAFEVLPPGTQNISGPIQSTEGGGYHMGWLTQILPYIDQQNAFNQIDFKLSVYDKGNLSTRLRPIAAFVCPSSFISRGALGYPTTNYCGIHNDFETLIDVNQNGLLFLNSSISYEQIVDGSSYTAMLVEVVPNATTDLGWMSGTRSTLRTLTLAVIKTSKSPNGNPAGGNNHVVEYEKHPRPQLQGQGDPTMTGSTTSNSAGGPGSYHTGGLQMLMGDGAVRFISDNIDAQTLRCLGHRADGELLKSSIF